A region from the Corylus avellana chromosome ca7, CavTom2PMs-1.0 genome encodes:
- the LOC132188408 gene encoding zinc-finger homeodomain protein 2-like codes for MEFEDQEEHEEEMELGGASYDSMGNSGRVKMSSSGGVGVGGSELAVAQQQPKKPRYRECLKNHAVNLGGHALDGCGEFMPAGAEGTLDALKCAACNCHRNFHRKETDSHAAGAGAADPYLQVAHHPQFSAYYRTPAGYLHVAPQHHRPLALPSTSGGHSREEQEEDMSNPSGGGGGGGSASKKRFRTKFTPEQKDRMLALAERLGWRIQKHDEAVVQQFCNETGVQRHVLKVWMHNNKHTLGKKP; via the coding sequence ATGGAGTTCGAGGATCAAGAGGAGCACGAGGAAGAGATGGAGCTGGGCGGCGCCAGCTACGACTCCATGGGCAACTCGGGTCGGGTCAAAATGTCGAGCTCGGGCGGAGTCGGAGTCGGAGGATCCGAGCTAGCCGTGGCTCAGCAGCAGCCGAAGAAGCCCAGGTACCGGGAGTGCCTGAAAAACCACGCTGTGAACCTCGGCGGCCACGCGCTCGACGGCTGCGGCGAGTTCATGCCGGCCGGAGCCGAGGGCACCCTAGACGCCCTCAAATGCGCCGCCTGCAACTGCCACCGAAACTTCCACCGCAAAGAGACCGACAGCCACGCAGCCGGCGCCGGAGCAGCCGACCCCTACCTTCAGGTGGCACACCACCCGCAATTCTCGGCGTACTATCGGACGCCGGCGGGGTACCTGCACGTGGCGCCGCAGCATCACCGGCCGCTGGCGTTGCCGTCAACTTCTGGAGGGCACAGCCGGGAGGAGCAGGAGGAGGACATGTCGAACCCGAGCGGCGGCGGCGGAGGCGGTGGGTCGGCGTCGAAGAAGAGGTTTAGAACGAAGTTCACGCCGGAGCAGAAAGACAGGATGCTGGCGCTGGCTGAGAGGCTGGGGTGGAGGATCCAGAAGCACGACGAGGCGGTGGTGCAGCAGTTCTGTAACGAGACTGGGGTCCAGCGTCACGTCCTCAAGGTGTGGATGCACAACAACAAGCACACCCTGGGTAAGAAGCCCTAG